A stretch of Kaistella flava (ex Peng et al. 2021) DNA encodes these proteins:
- the topA gene encoding type I DNA topoisomerase, with protein MSKNLVIVESPAKAKTIQKYLGKDFDVKSSFGHIRDLPKKGMGIDLETFTPDYEVSADKKKLVTELKAAVKKADIVWLASDEDREGEAIAWHLAQELKLKEENTRRIVFHEITKNAILKAIDNPRTIDQNLVNAQQARRILDRIVGFEMSPVLWKKVKTGLSAGRVQSVAVRLVVERELEIRGFQPKSTFKLEGVFLNNAKQEITAKLKKDFVEEKQAEEFLTQCKNTDFKVLNVETKPGTRTASAPFTTSTLQQEASNRLGYGVTATMRVAQRLYEEGYITYMRTDSVNLSQEAINGAKAQILSEYGEAYSNPRNYTTKSATAQEAHEAIRPTDFSVKTIGDVQLNKLYQLIYKRTLASQMANAKIEKTVIEIGNAKLPQHFEAQGEVIIFDGFLRAYGIVKAEDDDEENNEKLLPKVAVGEELDYKKIEATEKFSRPSARYTEAGLVKKLEELGIGRPSTYAPTIQTIQNREYVDKREIVPHEREIMKMTLGKTDLKKEVLTEKFGGDKNKFVPTDIGEVVNEFLTQNFAEILDYGFTAKVEQDFDHIANGEEQWKDVLQGFYKDFHPRIADVEENADRANGERILGVDPKSGKNVLTRIGRFGPMVQIGEQDDEEKPVFASLMASQNIATITLEEALELFKIPFDLNDFEGQTVTIGVGRFGPYVKWGEAFISIPRGEDPLSITQERAEEIINEKKIADAPIATFKGEPVTKGTGRFGPFIKYQSIFINVPKRYDFENLSQSDINELIEAKLEKEANRYIQQWEAEKISIENARWGPIVKHGKNIFKIPKTKKDEKYTVEELAEVSLEEVKNWITAQDKNAFKEKPKKAAAKKPAAKKAPAKKAAPKKK; from the coding sequence CAGCGGTGAAGAAAGCAGACATTGTTTGGCTGGCTTCGGATGAGGACCGGGAAGGTGAGGCGATTGCCTGGCATTTGGCTCAAGAGCTAAAGCTAAAAGAGGAGAATACAAGAAGAATTGTATTTCATGAGATTACTAAAAATGCGATTTTAAAAGCGATTGATAATCCAAGAACGATTGACCAGAATTTAGTAAACGCTCAACAAGCAAGAAGAATTCTTGATAGAATTGTAGGTTTTGAAATGTCGCCAGTTCTTTGGAAAAAAGTAAAAACAGGACTTTCAGCAGGTCGAGTTCAATCGGTTGCGGTCCGTTTGGTTGTTGAACGCGAACTTGAAATCAGAGGTTTTCAACCAAAATCTACTTTCAAATTAGAAGGTGTTTTTCTTAATAATGCAAAACAGGAAATTACTGCGAAACTTAAGAAAGATTTTGTAGAGGAAAAACAAGCAGAAGAGTTTTTAACTCAATGTAAAAATACGGACTTCAAAGTTTTAAATGTTGAAACAAAACCCGGAACTCGTACCGCATCTGCACCTTTTACAACTTCTACTTTACAGCAGGAAGCGAGTAATAGGTTAGGTTACGGCGTAACTGCTACGATGAGAGTTGCACAAAGATTGTACGAGGAAGGATATATTACTTATATGAGAACCGACTCCGTGAATCTTTCTCAGGAAGCTATTAACGGCGCAAAAGCACAAATTCTGTCAGAGTACGGTGAAGCCTATTCTAACCCAAGAAATTACACCACTAAATCAGCGACTGCGCAGGAAGCTCACGAGGCGATTCGTCCAACTGATTTTTCTGTGAAAACTATTGGTGATGTGCAGTTGAATAAATTGTATCAGTTAATTTATAAAAGAACTTTGGCGTCGCAAATGGCGAATGCTAAAATCGAAAAAACAGTTATTGAAATTGGAAATGCAAAACTTCCACAACATTTTGAAGCGCAAGGTGAAGTAATCATTTTTGATGGTTTCCTTAGAGCTTATGGTATTGTAAAAGCAGAAGATGACGATGAAGAAAACAACGAAAAATTGTTGCCGAAAGTTGCTGTTGGTGAAGAATTAGATTATAAAAAAATTGAAGCGACCGAGAAATTCTCACGTCCTTCTGCAAGATATACGGAGGCAGGTTTGGTGAAAAAGCTTGAAGAACTTGGGATCGGAAGACCTTCAACTTATGCGCCGACTATTCAGACGATTCAGAATCGTGAGTATGTGGATAAACGAGAAATCGTTCCACATGAAAGAGAAATCATGAAGATGACTTTGGGGAAAACCGATCTTAAAAAAGAAGTGTTGACCGAAAAGTTTGGTGGAGATAAAAATAAATTCGTCCCAACTGACATTGGAGAAGTAGTGAATGAATTCTTAACTCAGAATTTTGCAGAAATCCTTGATTATGGATTTACGGCAAAAGTAGAGCAGGATTTTGACCATATTGCAAACGGCGAAGAACAATGGAAAGATGTTTTACAAGGTTTTTATAAAGATTTTCATCCGAGAATTGCTGATGTTGAAGAAAATGCCGATCGTGCGAATGGAGAAAGGATTTTAGGAGTAGATCCAAAATCTGGAAAAAATGTTTTGACCAGAATTGGAAGATTTGGACCAATGGTGCAAATTGGAGAACAAGATGACGAGGAAAAACCAGTGTTTGCAAGTTTAATGGCGAGTCAGAATATTGCAACCATTACTTTAGAAGAAGCCTTGGAGTTATTTAAAATTCCATTTGATTTAAATGATTTTGAAGGTCAAACGGTAACGATTGGAGTTGGGAGATTTGGACCTTATGTGAAATGGGGTGAAGCTTTTATCAGCATTCCGCGAGGTGAAGATCCACTTTCGATTACTCAGGAAAGAGCTGAAGAAATCATTAACGAAAAGAAAATTGCCGATGCACCTATTGCTACTTTCAAAGGAGAACCTGTAACAAAAGGAACCGGAAGATTTGGACCTTTTATTAAATATCAATCAATTTTCATTAACGTTCCGAAGCGTTATGATTTTGAAAACCTTTCCCAAAGTGATATTAATGAATTGATCGAAGCGAAGTTAGAAAAAGAAGCGAACCGTTATATTCAACAATGGGAAGCAGAAAAAATTTCTATTGAAAATGCGAGATGGGGACCAATCGTAAAACATGGAAAAAATATTTTTAAAATCCCAAAAACGAAAAAAGACGAAAAATATACGGTCGAGGAATTGGCAGAGGTTTCTTTAGAAGAAGTAAAGAACTGGATTACCGCGCAAGATAAAAATGCTTTTAAAGAGAAACCTAAAAAAGCGGCGGCTAAGAAACCTGCAGCTAAAAAAGCTCCTGCAAAAAAAGCAGCTCCGAAAAAGAAATAA